In a genomic window of Streptomyces sp. SJL17-4:
- a CDS encoding bifunctional lytic transglycosylase/C40 family peptidase: protein MTVRRAGKAWLVAGGAFGVCLSFVALLVVGTYSAAAGLAGGAGGRANGTVALAKGAVPALYQGLVQQWGNLCPAINPALLAAQLYQESGWNPRAVSPADARGIAQFIPGTWAGHGVDGDGDGDRDIWDPKDAIPSAASYDCELAGYVRNVPGDPASNMLAAYNAGAYRVIKHGGVPPISETQNYVRIIKSLEKSFAQPQGRVDPSRQAAGAIHYAQGKLGTPYLWGGTGTAAQDGRFDCSGLTQAAYESVGIQLPRVANDQYNAGPHPSREELLPGDLVFFSDDLTNSRAIRHVGIYVGGGYMIDAPRTGAVIRFDRIDTPDYFGATRVTAEGAAALPTHLPQT from the coding sequence TTGACGGTGCGTAGGGCCGGCAAGGCGTGGCTGGTGGCCGGTGGGGCCTTCGGGGTCTGTCTGAGCTTCGTCGCACTGCTCGTCGTCGGTACGTACTCGGCGGCGGCGGGTCTCGCCGGCGGCGCGGGCGGCAGGGCGAACGGCACCGTGGCGCTCGCCAAGGGCGCGGTCCCGGCGCTCTACCAGGGGCTCGTGCAGCAGTGGGGGAACCTCTGCCCCGCCATCAACCCGGCTCTGCTCGCGGCCCAGCTCTACCAGGAGAGCGGCTGGAACCCGCGGGCCGTCTCCCCGGCCGACGCGCGGGGCATCGCCCAGTTCATCCCCGGCACCTGGGCCGGTCACGGGGTCGACGGCGACGGGGACGGCGACCGGGACATCTGGGACCCCAAGGACGCGATCCCCTCGGCCGCCTCGTACGACTGCGAGCTCGCCGGCTATGTGAGGAACGTGCCCGGGGACCCGGCGAGCAACATGCTGGCCGCGTACAACGCGGGCGCGTACCGGGTCATCAAGCACGGTGGGGTGCCGCCCATCAGCGAGACCCAGAACTACGTGCGCATCATCAAGTCCCTGGAGAAGAGCTTCGCCCAGCCCCAGGGCCGGGTCGATCCCTCCCGGCAGGCGGCCGGCGCGATCCACTACGCGCAGGGGAAGCTCGGCACCCCGTACCTCTGGGGCGGTACGGGCACGGCCGCGCAGGACGGCCGGTTCGACTGCTCGGGGCTCACCCAGGCCGCGTACGAGAGCGTCGGCATCCAGCTGCCGCGCGTGGCCAACGACCAGTACAACGCCGGGCCGCACCCCTCGCGGGAGGAGCTGCTCCCCGGGGACCTGGTCTTCTTCTCCGACGACCTGACCAACTCGCGGGCCATCCGGCACGTCGGCATCTACGTCGGCGGCGGGTACATGATCGACGCGCCGCGCACCGGGGCGGTGATCCGTTTCGACCGGATCGACACCCCGGACTACTTCGGTGCGACCCGGGTCACCGCGGAGGGCGCGGCGGCGCTGCCCACCCATCTCCCGCAGACCTGA
- a CDS encoding SCO6880 family protein, translating into MTTQSQPVAPRRTYLVGRARPNAIVGKNRETGEIALIIVGAFLGMMSGLLVPLLPLRIALLAGLPMLAIAAVYLPYKHRTFYKWFEINRSYKRMLKRGTAYRSVVAEAGTRLDGREVEVGPPPGIGRVGWLAAPFGPDEIAVLLHADRRTVTAAIEIEGPGVGLRDSEDQEALVDRFGTLLKHVANGDGFVTRLQMLARTLPADPDAHAKDVGQRGDPHAPAWLMESYDQLQSMVSTSSEQHRAYLVACMHYTRELAAEANAMARAAKHASGARKLDRDAGLAVVMARELTDICARLAEADIRVRQPLGQSRLASLVHSMYDPDHPIDHIQAMTKRNAWPAELDAMEPTYLQAKTRESSTRAPWCHATAWVKEWPMTPVGVNFLAPLLVHTPDVIRTVAVTMDLEPTEVAIERMLTEKTNDEADASRAAKMNRTVDPRDIAAHGRLDQRGEDLASGAAGVNLVGYITVSSRSPEALARDKRTIRASAGKSYLKLEWCDREHHRAFVNTLPFATGIRR; encoded by the coding sequence TTGACGACCCAGTCCCAGCCGGTCGCGCCCCGCCGTACGTATCTCGTGGGCCGCGCCCGGCCGAACGCGATCGTCGGCAAGAACCGCGAGACCGGCGAGATCGCCCTGATCATCGTCGGCGCCTTCCTCGGCATGATGAGCGGACTCCTCGTCCCCCTCCTCCCCCTGCGGATCGCGCTCCTCGCCGGCCTCCCGATGCTCGCGATCGCCGCCGTGTACCTCCCGTACAAGCACCGCACGTTCTACAAGTGGTTCGAGATCAACCGCAGCTACAAGCGGATGCTCAAGCGCGGCACCGCCTACCGCTCCGTCGTCGCCGAGGCCGGCACCCGCCTCGACGGCCGCGAGGTCGAGGTCGGCCCGCCGCCCGGCATCGGCCGCGTCGGCTGGCTCGCCGCCCCCTTCGGACCCGACGAGATCGCCGTCCTCCTGCACGCCGACCGCCGCACCGTCACCGCCGCCATCGAGATCGAGGGCCCCGGCGTCGGCCTGCGCGACAGCGAGGACCAGGAGGCCCTGGTCGACCGCTTCGGCACCCTCCTCAAGCACGTCGCCAACGGCGACGGCTTCGTGACCCGCCTCCAGATGCTGGCCCGCACCCTCCCCGCCGACCCCGACGCCCACGCCAAGGACGTCGGCCAGCGCGGCGACCCCCACGCGCCCGCGTGGCTCATGGAGTCGTACGACCAGCTCCAGTCGATGGTCTCCACCTCCAGCGAGCAGCACCGCGCCTACCTCGTCGCCTGCATGCACTACACCCGCGAACTCGCCGCCGAGGCCAACGCCATGGCCCGCGCCGCCAAGCACGCCTCCGGCGCCCGCAAGCTCGACCGCGACGCCGGCCTCGCCGTCGTCATGGCCCGCGAGCTCACCGACATCTGCGCCCGCCTCGCCGAGGCCGACATCCGCGTACGCCAGCCCCTCGGCCAGTCCCGGCTCGCCTCCCTCGTGCACTCCATGTACGACCCGGACCACCCCATCGACCACATCCAGGCCATGACGAAACGAAACGCTTGGCCCGCCGAACTGGACGCGATGGAGCCGACGTACCTCCAGGCCAAGACCCGCGAGTCCTCCACCCGCGCCCCCTGGTGCCACGCCACCGCCTGGGTGAAGGAGTGGCCCATGACCCCCGTCGGCGTCAACTTCCTCGCCCCGCTGCTCGTCCACACCCCGGACGTGATCCGTACGGTCGCCGTGACCATGGACCTGGAGCCCACCGAGGTCGCCATCGAGCGGATGCTCACCGAGAAGACCAACGACGAGGCCGACGCCAGCCGCGCCGCCAAGATGAACCGCACGGTCGACCCGCGCGACATCGCCGCCCACGGCCGGCTCGACCAGCGGGGTGAAGATCTCGCCAGTGGCGCGGCCGGAGTGAACCTCGTCGGGTACATCACGGTGTCGTCGCGTTCACCCGAGGCCCTGGCCCGGGACAAGCGCACGATCAGGGCCTCCGCCGGCAAGTCGTATCTGAAGCTGGAGTGGTGCGACCGCGAGCACCACCGGGCCTTTGTGAACACCTTGCCGTTCGCGACCGGCATCCGCCGCTAA
- a CDS encoding ATP-binding protein, which translates to MRDPLSVLTDAFTSFVFGKVETTRLPVRTSTGQAQAVYLPTAAPGLGDSGVIIGREVYSGKGYIYDPFQLYGQQLPAPHWLVLGESGNGKSALEKTYVLRQLRFRDRQVVVLDAQGEDGVGEWNLIAQELGITPIRLDPMVANDSGIRLNPLDPSITTTGQLALLRTIIEVAMGHGLDERSGFALKVAHAHVVEHTTHRQPILTDIVERLRHPEAESAEAMNVDIDDVRAWGLDVALVLDRLVDGDLRGMFDGPTTVGIDLDAPLIVFDLSHIDRNSIAMPILMAIVGVWLEHTWIRPDRKKRIFLVEEAWHIINSPFVAQLFQRLLKFGRRLGLSFVAVVHHLSDVVDGAAAKEAAAILKMASTRTIYAQKADEARSTGRVLGLPRWAVEIIPTLTPGIAVWDVNGNVQVVKHLITERERPLVYTDRAMTEASASLGDPDLEWETEQRAILIEQQMNGTSQSTVA; encoded by the coding sequence ATGCGAGATCCGCTGTCCGTCCTCACCGACGCCTTCACCTCCTTCGTCTTCGGCAAGGTGGAGACGACCCGCCTGCCCGTCCGCACCTCCACCGGGCAGGCCCAGGCCGTCTACCTGCCGACCGCCGCCCCCGGCCTGGGCGACTCCGGCGTGATCATCGGCCGCGAGGTCTACAGCGGCAAGGGCTACATCTACGACCCCTTCCAGCTGTACGGGCAGCAGCTCCCCGCCCCGCACTGGCTGGTCCTCGGCGAGTCCGGCAACGGCAAGTCGGCCCTTGAGAAGACGTACGTGCTCCGCCAGCTCCGCTTCCGCGACCGGCAGGTCGTCGTCCTCGACGCCCAGGGCGAGGACGGCGTCGGCGAATGGAACCTCATCGCGCAGGAGCTGGGGATAACCCCCATCCGCCTGGACCCCATGGTCGCCAACGACTCCGGGATCCGCCTCAACCCGCTCGACCCGTCGATCACCACGACCGGGCAGCTGGCCCTGCTCCGTACGATCATCGAGGTGGCGATGGGCCACGGCCTCGACGAGCGCTCCGGCTTCGCGCTCAAGGTCGCCCACGCCCACGTCGTCGAGCACACCACCCACCGCCAGCCGATCCTCACCGACATCGTGGAGCGGCTCCGCCACCCCGAGGCGGAATCCGCCGAGGCGATGAACGTCGACATAGACGATGTACGGGCCTGGGGCCTGGACGTCGCCCTCGTCCTCGACCGCCTCGTCGACGGCGACCTGCGCGGCATGTTCGACGGCCCGACGACCGTCGGCATCGACCTCGACGCGCCCCTGATCGTCTTCGACCTCTCCCACATCGACCGCAACTCCATCGCCATGCCGATCCTCATGGCGATCGTCGGCGTCTGGCTGGAGCACACCTGGATCCGCCCCGACCGGAAGAAGCGCATCTTCCTCGTCGAGGAGGCCTGGCACATCATCAACAGCCCGTTCGTGGCGCAGCTGTTCCAGCGGCTGCTCAAGTTCGGCCGTCGCCTCGGCCTGTCCTTCGTCGCCGTCGTCCACCACCTCTCCGACGTCGTCGACGGAGCGGCGGCGAAGGAGGCCGCGGCGATCCTCAAGATGGCCTCCACCCGGACCATCTACGCCCAGAAGGCCGACGAGGCACGCAGCACGGGCCGGGTCCTCGGCCTGCCCCGCTGGGCGGTCGAGATCATCCCGACCCTGACCCCCGGCATCGCGGTCTGGGACGTCAACGGCAATGTGCAGGTGGTCAAACACCTCATCACCGAACGAGAACGCCCGCTGGTCTACACCGACCGCGCCATGACGGAAGCCTCGGCCTCCCTCGGAGACCCGGACCTCGAATGGGAGACGGAGCAGCGGGCGATCCTCATCGAGCAGCAGATGAACGGCACTTCGCAGTCGACGGTGGCGTAG
- a CDS encoding type IV secretory system conjugative DNA transfer family protein — translation METARKGGGGVSDGLLLSLFGLLLCLTVLVWTATGLAGLLSHGAWPEGVAYTGTPSALRSLATAPADLAAAWPATPPGQLSGYGLFWGLLIGEAMILLVLAIFALGTLARWRAVRANKKAGVYGRGQEPVRDTREPAHEKPAYDEPADEQPIRERPTHEKPAYEKPVHEEPVHKAAPAPPAPRSPLTTHAPEPPTAPLPTAPPAPPAPAGTPRTFYGPPDARHPAAVQAVQDAEGPVLVITSDPALWAATKDARGKLGPVLVHDPGHLCDTPARLHWSPSEHCEDPAVATERAIALLAPVRPHSRLDAATADTAETLLRCWLHAAAVDGRPFRQVHRWAQGTGAHEPVRILRSHPKAASGHAGLLESALTAHPESRRMAQELTARALASLSSIHIREACTPNRTDSLALASFLPEGGTLYVVGEPIEDPRTHPGAMPLLTALAASVVEHGRRMAARSSDGRLDPPMTLVLDDVAAVAPLPQLPELLATGHTQGLPTLALMRSPEQARTRWPETSLSH, via the coding sequence ATGGAAACGGCACGGAAGGGCGGGGGAGGGGTCTCCGACGGGCTGCTGCTCAGCCTGTTCGGCCTCCTCCTCTGCCTCACGGTCCTGGTGTGGACGGCGACGGGCCTGGCCGGTCTGCTCTCCCACGGCGCCTGGCCGGAGGGTGTCGCCTACACGGGCACACCCTCGGCCCTGCGCTCCCTGGCCACGGCCCCGGCGGACCTCGCGGCGGCCTGGCCGGCCACCCCGCCGGGCCAGCTCTCCGGATACGGCCTGTTCTGGGGCCTGCTGATCGGCGAGGCGATGATCCTCCTCGTCCTCGCGATCTTCGCCCTGGGCACCCTGGCCCGCTGGCGAGCGGTGCGCGCCAACAAGAAGGCGGGGGTGTACGGAAGGGGCCAGGAGCCGGTACGGGACACCCGCGAGCCGGCGCACGAGAAGCCCGCGTACGACGAGCCCGCCGACGAGCAGCCCATACGCGAGAGGCCCACGCACGAGAAGCCCGCGTACGAGAAGCCCGTACACGAGGAACCCGTACACAAGGCCGCTCCGGCTCCCCCGGCTCCCCGCAGCCCCCTCACGACCCACGCACCGGAGCCGCCCACGGCCCCGCTCCCGACAGCGCCCCCGGCACCGCCGGCCCCCGCAGGCACCCCCCGGACGTTCTACGGCCCCCCGGACGCCCGCCACCCCGCCGCCGTCCAGGCCGTCCAGGACGCCGAGGGCCCGGTCCTCGTCATCACCTCGGACCCTGCCCTCTGGGCCGCGACCAAGGACGCGCGCGGCAAACTCGGCCCGGTCCTCGTCCACGACCCCGGCCACCTGTGCGACACCCCCGCTCGACTCCACTGGTCGCCGTCCGAGCACTGCGAGGACCCGGCCGTGGCCACGGAGCGGGCGATCGCCCTGCTGGCGCCCGTACGCCCGCACTCCCGGCTGGACGCGGCCACCGCCGACACCGCCGAAACGCTCCTGCGCTGCTGGCTGCACGCGGCCGCCGTGGACGGACGCCCGTTCCGCCAGGTCCACCGCTGGGCGCAGGGCACGGGCGCCCACGAGCCCGTACGGATCCTCCGCAGCCACCCGAAGGCGGCCTCCGGCCACGCGGGCCTGCTCGAATCGGCACTCACCGCGCACCCGGAAAGCCGCCGCATGGCACAGGAACTGACGGCCCGTGCGCTGGCGTCGCTCTCGTCGATCCACATCCGGGAGGCCTGCACCCCGAATCGAACTGATTCGCTGGCGCTGGCATCTTTCCTCCCCGAAGGGGGCACCCTCTACGTGGTGGGGGAGCCCATCGAGGATCCCCGCACCCACCCCGGCGCGATGCCGCTCCTGACGGCGCTCGCCGCAAGCGTGGTCGAGCACGGCCGCCGCATGGCCGCACGGTCATCCGACGGTCGGCTCGACCCACCAATGACCCTCGTCCTGGACGACGTCGCCGCCGTGGCCCCGCTCCCCCAGCTCCCGGAGCTCCTCGCCACCGGCCACACCCAGGGCCTCCCGACCCTGGCCCTGATGCGCTCGCCGGAACAGGCCCGCACCAGATGGCCGGAGACCTCCCTGAGCCACTGA
- a CDS encoding MarR family transcriptional regulator — protein MEGKSRPPATVGEAIHRMDAYVALGLIGQQEVAQALGLNVTDLTCLGHVLGAGEEPLSAGDLAERANLTTGAVTGVLNRLEKAGYARRAPDPADRRRVRVVADPEAAARVVALYQPFYARLEEVFARYTPEETAVIADWFSHAADAARAHLHSLRGRAL, from the coding sequence GTGGAGGGCAAGAGCCGTCCCCCGGCCACCGTCGGCGAGGCGATCCACCGGATGGACGCGTACGTGGCCCTGGGCCTCATCGGCCAGCAGGAGGTCGCGCAGGCGCTCGGCCTCAACGTGACCGACCTGACCTGTCTCGGGCATGTGCTCGGCGCGGGCGAGGAGCCGCTGTCCGCCGGGGACCTGGCGGAGCGCGCCAACCTCACCACGGGAGCCGTGACCGGGGTGCTCAACCGTCTGGAGAAGGCCGGCTACGCCCGTCGAGCCCCTGACCCGGCCGACCGGCGGCGGGTGCGCGTGGTCGCCGACCCGGAGGCGGCCGCCCGGGTCGTCGCGCTGTACCAGCCGTTCTACGCCCGCCTGGAGGAGGTCTTCGCCCGGTACACCCCGGAAGAGACCGCCGTGATCGCCGACTGGTTCAGCCATGCCGCCGATGCGGCCCGTGCCCATCTGCACTCCCTGCGCGGCCGCGCCCTCTGA
- a CDS encoding HGxxPAAW family protein, with the protein MSAHGDVDLGHTLAGWTGTTLAGLGSTVAGAGICLDLPWALWLGAALTLLAAVTTWTLHLAGWGKPSGPRPADQWDWRVRDATARHGHPDCLGCRLAGRRVTVTARTRPHPEPAPSHP; encoded by the coding sequence ATGAGCGCCCACGGCGACGTCGACCTCGGCCACACCCTGGCCGGATGGACCGGAACCACCCTCGCCGGACTGGGCTCCACCGTCGCGGGAGCCGGAATCTGCCTGGACCTCCCCTGGGCCCTGTGGCTCGGCGCGGCACTGACCCTTCTCGCCGCCGTCACGACCTGGACCCTCCACCTGGCGGGCTGGGGCAAGCCCTCCGGCCCCCGGCCGGCCGACCAGTGGGACTGGCGGGTCCGCGACGCCACCGCCCGCCACGGCCACCCCGACTGCCTCGGCTGCCGCCTCGCGGGCCGCCGCGTCACGGTCACCGCCCGGACCCGACCGCACCCCGAACCGGCCCCCAGCCACCCCTGA